A window of Flavobacterium branchiarum genomic DNA:
TGGTGTTTTGTAGCTTGGCATTTCAACTACGAAATATGTTTTGTTCTTGATTTTTAGAATTTTATTTAAAACATAAGCCGATAAAATAGCCATTCCAAAACCTAAAAGATACAATAACATCAAGGTTAAACCTTGTAGGTTAAGGAATCCGAAAAGGCGTTCATCTGGAATAACCAGTGCAATGATAATCGTATAAACTGGTAATCTAGCCGAACAGGTAGTAAATGGTGTTACCAAAATAGTGATTAAACGCTCTTTCCAGTTTTCGATATTACGTGTTGCCATAATTGCTGGAATGGCACACGCTGTTCCCGAAATTAAAGGGACAACACTCTTTCCTGATAAACCAAATTTGCGCATTATTTTATCCATAAGGAAAACAACACGGCTCATGTAACCACTTTCTTCAAGTACAGATATGAATAGGAACAAGAAGGCAATTTGCGGAATAAATATTAAGATTCCTCCAATTCCTGGGATAATTCCTTGAGAAATTAAATCGGTTAAGATACCACTTGGTAATTTTTCAGATGCTAATGAACTTAGCGTTGCAAATGAACTATCTATAAAATCCATTGGAACAGCGGCCCATTGGAATATTGCTTGAAATATAATAAATAATATAGCAAAAAACACAGCATAACCCCATACTTTATGAGTTAATATTTGGTCTAGTTTTGCACGGAAATCGGTAGCTATTGTATGGTCTACTTTTAATCCTTCTTTTAAAACATCATTTATAAATTGATATCTCTTTATTGTTTCTTTCTGTTGCAGACGTTTTAATTCAGAGTGCGATTTTGTAAACGTACTTCTGACTTCATTTCTGTCAAGATTCAAAAAGTTAACATCTTGAGTGATAACCAACCATAATTTATACAATAGTTGATTAGGAAAAGCATGTTGTAAACTTTTAAAATATTCTGGATCAATAACCGATGCGTTTAAACACGGTTCAGTTGGAATGTTTTTGTAGTCAACTATTATATTTTTAAGCTCTTCGATTCCCTGTCCTTTACGAGAACTGATTAAAGCAATTTTTGTCTTTAAGTGTTCTTCCAAATAAGGAATGTCTAGAGTGATTCCTTTAGACTCCATTCTATCAGCCATATTAATAACTAATATCGTTGGAATTTCAAGGTCTTTTATTTGAGTATAAAGAAGTAAGTTTCGTTTTAGATTCTCAACATCGGTAACAACAAGTGCTACATCTGGATATAATTTGTCGTTTTTATTCAGCAAAAGTTCAATAACCATATTCTCATCAATAGAGCTGGCATTTAAACTGTATGTTCCTGGTAAGTCAAGAATGTTGGCTTTGATATTGTTTGGCAATTTACAGAAGCCCATCTTTTTTTCAACAGTAATTCCTGGATAGTTTCCTACTTGTTGGTTAAGACCTGTTAATTGATTAAAAACTGAAGTTTTTCCCGTATTTGGATTACCTATTAAGGCTACATTTATATTTTGAATACTCATTGCAAATTCTATTTGATTATTTCTACTTCAATTACACGTGCTGTTTCTATTCGAATAGCTACATGTGAACCATTAATATTCAAATATAAAGGACCTCCAAAAGGAGCAATTTGAAGCAATTCGACCATGTTACCTGGTAAGCAACCCATTTCTAATAATTTCAACGGAACTAGATCAATATCAAATTCTTTGATAGTGGCTTTTTCGCCTTTTTTAAGGGAGTGGATAGAATGTTTCAAGTTTATTTAGATTGAATTAATATTGCAATATTAGTCATTTAATATTTATTAAAAGCCCTTTTATACTACGGTTTCAATGTTTTAAGATATAATTCACATATGAAATGAGATTCCTCAAAAGTTAAATGAAAACTGTTTATTCATGGAATTAACTATTTTACGTGGAATTTTAAAACAGATAAGTTATTCCGTACATAAAAAGTTAATGTCTTCAATTAGTTTTTGCATATCTTCCTTTTTAGTTCCGTCATAAAAACCACGAACGCGTCTTTTTTGATCCACTAAAATAAAGTTCTCCGTATGCACCATATCGTATAATTGATCAGGTCTTCCTAGTTTTACAGCCAAATATGATTTTCGAGCCATGGTGTAAATCTCTTTTTTGTCACCCGTAACAAGATTCCACTTGCTGTCTACAACGCCGTTTTTTATAGCATATGCTTTTAGAACAGGAACACTATCCGTTTCAGGAAATACAGTATGTGAAAGTAATTTTACTTTTGGGTTGTTTAAAACTGCTTTTTGAACTTCGGCAAGATTAGCTGTCATTTTAGGACAGATAGAACCACAAGTTGTAAAAAAGAAATCGGCAACGTATATTTTTCCATCATAATCTTTTTGAGTAATCGTATCTCCGTTTTGATTTACAAAAGCAAAATCAGCAATTGTATGGTATTTGCTTTTGTATTGCATCGTGCTATCAACCAGTTCTGGATTTACATCGGCTGGATTATAAATTGGTAAAGTCTTACTAGGTTTTAATGCAGAATAAAACAAGGAAATTGTAATTGCAGAAAATACGAATAGTACCAAGAAAAATTTCCTGTATTTGTAAAGTAAAGATTTCATAAAAATAATTTGGTGCAAAAGTACAAAACCTCTTTTTAAATAAGGTAACATTGTTTTTTTTAACCAAATTATAGGATATGCTTTTCTGTTGTAGGTATTTGGCTGTTTTGTTTTTTAAGAATCTTTGAGTTTTTTGAGTTTTGAAATGAAAAATCTTGTTGTGCTTAACATTATATTCAAAATAATAACAATAAGTTTGTGAATACTAAACCAAAATTAATTATGAAAAGACAAATTAATAAGCATTTGTTGTTTGCTATTCCTGCAGTGTTAGGATTTTCAATGGGTCAAGCTCAAACTATGTCTTCTAAGACATCGGGTATTGATGTTTCTTTAATGGACAAAAGCGTTAAACCAAGCCAAGATTTTTTTCGTTATGTAAACGGAACTTGGGTAGATAAAACAGAAATTCCTAGCGATAGAAATGCATGGGGAAGTTTTAATGAACTACGTCAGAAGACTGATAATGATGCTTTGGCAATTTTAAAGGAAGCTTCAAAAAGTAAAAAATATAATTCAACTACAGAGCAAGGAAAAGCAATTGCGCTTTTTAATACAATTCTAGATACTATTGGAAGAAACAAGCAGGGAATTAAACCACTAAAACCTTATTTGACTAAAATTGACGCTATCAAAAACGTAGCAGATTTACAGAATTTTTTAATAGAAATGGAACCTTTAGGTGGGGCTGGTTTTTTCGGTATTTATGTTAGCGCCGATAAAAAGAACAGTAATATTAATACGCTTAGCTTAGGTGTTGGTAGATTAGGATTGTCTGATAAAGATTATTATGTATCTGAAGATAAGGATTCTAAGGAGAAGCGCGCAAAGTATGAACTTCATATTGCAAGAATGTTGCAGTTTATAGGCGAATCTCCTCAAAAAGCAAAAGAGAGCGCTGCACAAGTTCTAGCATTAGAAACAGCTATGTCGGCACCAAGATTAGATCGTGTTGAACGTAGAGATGGAAGATTACAATACAACCCAACTGCAGTTACTGATCTTAAAAAGATGACACCAGCAATTCAGTGGGATAAATATCTTGCAGGTATTGGATTGGCAAAAGCAGATACAATTATTGTAACACAACCTCGTTACATGAAAGCATTGCAAACAATCCTTACCGAAAATAAAGTTCCAGCTTGGAAAGAATATTTAAAATGGTGTGCTTTAAATAGAGCAACTTCGCAATTAACGACAGAAATAGAAGATGCTAGTTTTGATTTCTACGGAAAAACATTAACGGGAGCAATCAAACAGCGCCCAAGTGAAGAAAGAGCGCTTCAGGTGATAAACCAAGTTATTGGAGAGTCTTTGGGTAAATTGTATGTTGAAAAAATGTTTCCTGCTGAAGCAAAAGTAAAAGCGGAAAAAATGATCCAAAATATTGTTTTGGCTTTCCAAAACCGTATTAACAATTTGACATGGATGTCTGCCGAAACTAAAGTGAAAGCAGTTGAAAAACTTAATAAAATTGCCATAAAAATTGGTTATCCTGATAAATGGAAAGATTATAGTGCTTTAGTTATTAAAGATGTACAAGAGGGTGGTAGCTATTTTGATAATAGTCTTAACCTAGCGAAATGGAGTTACAATGATAATATTTCTAAATACAAAAAGCCTGTTGATAAGACCGTATGGGGAATGTCGCCACAAACGGTAAATGCATACTATAGCCCATCTTATAATGAGATAGTTTTTCCAGCAGCTATCTTGCAACCTCCGTTCTATAATTACCAAGCAGATGAAGCTGTAAATTACGGTGGAATTGGAGCTGTAATTGGACATGAAATTTCTCATGGATTTGATGATTCTGGAGCGCGTTACAACGCAGATGGAAATCTTGTTGATTGGTGGACAGCAGACGACTTGAAACAATTTACAGCTTTAGGAACTGCATTGGCAAATCAATATAGCGCATTAGAGCCTTTGCCGGGAATTCATGTAGATGGTAAATTTACATTAGGAGAAAACATTGGTGACTTAGGTGGTATAAATGCTGCTTATGACGGATTACAATTATATTTAAAAGCAAATGGAAGCCCTGGATTAATAGATGGATATACTCCTGAACAACGTTTCTTTATATCGTGGGCTACTGTTTGGAGAACCAAAAGCCGTGATGAAGCTATAAAAAGTCAAGTTAAAACAGATCCACACGCTCCAGGAATGTACCGTGCTTATGTACCGTTACAAAATGTAGATGCTTTTTACGAAGCTTTCTCAATTAAACCAGGTGATGGAATGTATATAGAACCATCTAAACGAGTTAAAATTTGGTAAAATATAAATGCAAAAATGGCTGTCTTATTTAAGACAGCCATTTTTTTAAGTATTAAGTATTAAGTATTAAGTATTAAGTATTAAGTATTAAGTATTAAGTATTAAGTATTAAGTATTAAGTATTAAGTATTAAGTATTGTTGTGCTTAAAATCAAAAAAAAAAATGAGTGATCTAAAAATCCAAAAATCCAAAGATCTAAGCAGTCTAAAAATCAAACAAATCGCTTTGATTATAAGTTTTATTCTAAATATGTAACATTTTTTTTAAATTTAGACCAATCTAATTGCAAGCTTAAATCTAACAAAAAACAGCATTTGATTAAAAATAATAACAATAAGTTTGTGGAACTATAAAACCTTATTTAAAAATGAAAAAACACAATAGTAAGAATTTGCTATTTGTAATTCCTGCAATGTTAGGATTTGCAATGTGTCAGGCACAAAGTCAGACACCTTCAGTATCAGGTATTGACGTATCTTTAATGGATAAGAACGTTAAGCCAAGCGAAGATTTTTTCCGTTATGTAAATGGAACTTGGTTGGCTAAAACTGAAATTCCTAGTGACAGGACAACATGGGGAAGTTTCAATGAGTTGCTGAAGAAAACCGATGCAAATTCATTAGCTATTTTAAAAGAAGCATCAAAGAATCCTAAATACAAATCAAATACAGATCAAGGAAAAGCAATTAATCTTTTTAATGCAATACTAGATACTGTTGGAAGAAATAAGCAAGGGATAGCGCCATTAAAACCATATCTTAAAAAGATTGATGCTATAAAAAATGTTGCTGATTTAGAGAAGTTCTTAATTGAAATGGAACCTATCGGCGGAATTGGTTTTTTCGGGGTATATGTAAGTGCTGATGATAAAAACAGTACCAAAAATTCGGTTAGTCTTGGTTTAGGTGGATTAGGTTTGCCAGATAAAGATTATTACACAGCAGAGGATAAAGACTCTAAAGAAAAACGTGAAAAATATGTACTTCATGTAGCTAGAATGTTGCAATTTGTGGGTGAAACTCCTGCAGTTGCCAAACAAAATGCTGCAAAAATATTAGCATTAGAAATCGAAATGTCTAAACCAAGATTAGATAGAGTAGAACGTAGAGATAGCAGATTGCAATACAATCCGACTGCTATTGCTGATTTGCAAAAAATGACACCTACCATAAACTGGAAAAATTATCTTTCAGGAATCGGAATGGCAAAAGTTGATACTGTTATCGTATTACAACCAAGATACATGAAAGCTTTAGAAACTATTTTTAAAGAAAACAAAGTAGCAGATTGGAAAGAATATATGAAATGGTCATTGTTGAGCGCAACAGCATCGCAATTGTCTACAGAAATTGAAAAAGCAAACTTTGATTTTTACGGAAAAACTTTAACTGGAGCAATTAAACAACGTCCACGTGAAGAAAGAGCCCTTCAAGTAGTAAACCAAACAATTGGAGAAGCATTAGGAAAGTTATATGTAGAGAAATTATTTCCAGCTGAAGCGAAAGTAAAAGCGCAGAAAATGATTCAAAATGTAATCTTAGCGTACCAAAACAGAATAAACAATTTAACTTGGATGTCTGCTGATACTAAAGTTAAAGCAATCGAGAAATTAAATAAGATTACAGTAAAAATTGGTTATCCAGACAAATGGATAGATTATTCGGCTTTACAAGTTAAAAGTCTTCCAGAAGGAGGAACTTATTTTGATGACATGAGAAGTTATTCTAAATGGAGTTTTGAAAAAGGACTTTCAGATTTGAATAAACCAGTAGATAAAACTGAATGGGGAATGTCACCACAAACAGTAAATGCATATTACAATCCATCGTATAACGAAATTGTATTTCCAGCTGCAATACTACAACCACCATTTTATAATTATGAAGCAGATGAAGCTGTAAATTATGGTGGAATCGGTGCGGTAATTGGACATGAGATTTCTCATGGTTTTGATGATTCTGGAGCGCGTTATAACGCAGAAGGAAATCTTGTTGACTGGTGGACAGAAAATGATTTGAAAGAATTCACAAAATTAGGAGACGCACTTGCAGCTCAATATAGCGCATTAGAACCACTTCCGGGAGTTCATGTAGATGGTAAATTTACATTAGGTGAAAACATAGGAGATTTAGGTGGTGTAAATGCTGCTTACGACGGATTACAATTGTATTTAAAAGCAAACGGGAATCCAGGATTAATCGACGGATTTACTCCAGAGCAACGTTTCTTTATATCATGGGCAACAGTTTGGAGAACCAAAAGCCGTGATGAAGCTTTAAAAAATCAGGTGAAAACAGATCCACACTCTCCAGGAATGTATCGTG
This region includes:
- a CDS encoding FeoA family protein; this translates as MKHSIHSLKKGEKATIKEFDIDLVPLKLLEMGCLPGNMVELLQIAPFGGPLYLNINGSHVAIRIETARVIEVEIIK
- a CDS encoding M13 family metallopeptidase, with the translated sequence MKRQINKHLLFAIPAVLGFSMGQAQTMSSKTSGIDVSLMDKSVKPSQDFFRYVNGTWVDKTEIPSDRNAWGSFNELRQKTDNDALAILKEASKSKKYNSTTEQGKAIALFNTILDTIGRNKQGIKPLKPYLTKIDAIKNVADLQNFLIEMEPLGGAGFFGIYVSADKKNSNINTLSLGVGRLGLSDKDYYVSEDKDSKEKRAKYELHIARMLQFIGESPQKAKESAAQVLALETAMSAPRLDRVERRDGRLQYNPTAVTDLKKMTPAIQWDKYLAGIGLAKADTIIVTQPRYMKALQTILTENKVPAWKEYLKWCALNRATSQLTTEIEDASFDFYGKTLTGAIKQRPSEERALQVINQVIGESLGKLYVEKMFPAEAKVKAEKMIQNIVLAFQNRINNLTWMSAETKVKAVEKLNKIAIKIGYPDKWKDYSALVIKDVQEGGSYFDNSLNLAKWSYNDNISKYKKPVDKTVWGMSPQTVNAYYSPSYNEIVFPAAILQPPFYNYQADEAVNYGGIGAVIGHEISHGFDDSGARYNADGNLVDWWTADDLKQFTALGTALANQYSALEPLPGIHVDGKFTLGENIGDLGGINAAYDGLQLYLKANGSPGLIDGYTPEQRFFISWATVWRTKSRDEAIKSQVKTDPHAPGMYRAYVPLQNVDAFYEAFSIKPGDGMYIEPSKRVKIW
- a CDS encoding M13 family metallopeptidase; amino-acid sequence: MKKHNSKNLLFVIPAMLGFAMCQAQSQTPSVSGIDVSLMDKNVKPSEDFFRYVNGTWLAKTEIPSDRTTWGSFNELLKKTDANSLAILKEASKNPKYKSNTDQGKAINLFNAILDTVGRNKQGIAPLKPYLKKIDAIKNVADLEKFLIEMEPIGGIGFFGVYVSADDKNSTKNSVSLGLGGLGLPDKDYYTAEDKDSKEKREKYVLHVARMLQFVGETPAVAKQNAAKILALEIEMSKPRLDRVERRDSRLQYNPTAIADLQKMTPTINWKNYLSGIGMAKVDTVIVLQPRYMKALETIFKENKVADWKEYMKWSLLSATASQLSTEIEKANFDFYGKTLTGAIKQRPREERALQVVNQTIGEALGKLYVEKLFPAEAKVKAQKMIQNVILAYQNRINNLTWMSADTKVKAIEKLNKITVKIGYPDKWIDYSALQVKSLPEGGTYFDDMRSYSKWSFEKGLSDLNKPVDKTEWGMSPQTVNAYYNPSYNEIVFPAAILQPPFYNYEADEAVNYGGIGAVIGHEISHGFDDSGARYNAEGNLVDWWTENDLKEFTKLGDALAAQYSALEPLPGVHVDGKFTLGENIGDLGGVNAAYDGLQLYLKANGNPGLIDGFTPEQRFFISWATVWRTKSRDEALKNQVKTDPHSPGMYRAYVPVQNMDTFYEAFSIKKGDKMYVEPEKRVKIW
- the feoB gene encoding ferrous iron transport protein B encodes the protein MSIQNINVALIGNPNTGKTSVFNQLTGLNQQVGNYPGITVEKKMGFCKLPNNIKANILDLPGTYSLNASSIDENMVIELLLNKNDKLYPDVALVVTDVENLKRNLLLYTQIKDLEIPTILVINMADRMESKGITLDIPYLEEHLKTKIALISSRKGQGIEELKNIIVDYKNIPTEPCLNASVIDPEYFKSLQHAFPNQLLYKLWLVITQDVNFLNLDRNEVRSTFTKSHSELKRLQQKETIKRYQFINDVLKEGLKVDHTIATDFRAKLDQILTHKVWGYAVFFAILFIIFQAIFQWAAVPMDFIDSSFATLSSLASEKLPSGILTDLISQGIIPGIGGILIFIPQIAFLFLFISVLEESGYMSRVVFLMDKIMRKFGLSGKSVVPLISGTACAIPAIMATRNIENWKERLITILVTPFTTCSARLPVYTIIIALVIPDERLFGFLNLQGLTLMLLYLLGFGMAILSAYVLNKILKIKNKTYFVVEMPSYKTPLFKNVFINVVEKTKAFVLGAGKIILAISVVLWFLASYGPGEKFNEAEAIVTERHKDKPLSEFEYEEAVASQKIENSYIGIMGKTIEPVISPLGYDWKIGIAIISSFAAREVFVGTLATIYSVGGTDDESTIKSKMQEEINPQTGEKIFNLASGISLLLFYAFALQCASTIAITKKETNSWKWPMVQLVLMSGLAYVTALVAYQFLK
- a CDS encoding SCO family protein, with amino-acid sequence MKSLLYKYRKFFLVLFVFSAITISLFYSALKPSKTLPIYNPADVNPELVDSTMQYKSKYHTIADFAFVNQNGDTITQKDYDGKIYVADFFFTTCGSICPKMTANLAEVQKAVLNNPKVKLLSHTVFPETDSVPVLKAYAIKNGVVDSKWNLVTGDKKEIYTMARKSYLAVKLGRPDQLYDMVHTENFILVDQKRRVRGFYDGTKKEDMQKLIEDINFLCTE